One Amaranthus tricolor cultivar Red isolate AtriRed21 chromosome 1, ASM2621246v1, whole genome shotgun sequence DNA window includes the following coding sequences:
- the LOC130812814 gene encoding BRAP2 RING ZnF UBP domain-containing protein 2 isoform X1 translates to MQFTCLVRMEGVFVICQLSIGSPPNTSIHIAPYKYSSSSIFSRSNQAKKKMSELTTAASPSILPISDSPPAMVSDDASSLLSTQTLAFSSGNPRIEETRGVMHFFSNDVDSSSSVKKLPVGRKPLVCVLGVPNHMTYADFCRFSGSFIQHMLEMRIVRNDEMGDRYIVLIRFDNQDSTDEFFNHFNGKVFSSLEPEACHVLFIIDVQYTGSIEHRQASFVNSTEQPTCPVCLERLDQETSGILTTICNHSFHCSCISKWTDSSCPVCRYCQQQSEKSTCFICQTSENLWICVICGFVGCGRYKEEHAFIHWKETQHCYSLDLETRRVWDYVGDNYVHRLIQSKTDGKLVELNVPCSHDTGISEAILSSKVEAIVNEYNELLSTQLENQKLYFESLLHEVKEETKREVAKAVDKAVSLKLQKMQAKLDRSIQEKKFLNDINENLSKNQEIWKAKIQEAERREEKALRLRDDKIRDLEVQLKELMLHLEAGQAVEQLSISDNVNDGNDLKVGSESSATGITKSKNRKKRGNK, encoded by the exons ATGCAATTTACTTGTTTGGTCCG CATGGAGGGTGTTTTTGTCATTTGCCAGCTGTCAATTGGTTCACCGCCAAACACCAGCATCCATATAGCACCTTATAAATATTCATCTTCATCCATCTTTTCTCGCTCCAATCAAGCGAAGAAAAAAATGTCTGAACTAACAACCGCAGCAAGTCCGAGCATACTACCGATCTCCGACTCACCACCGGCTATGGTTTCCGACGACGCTTCTTCGCTTCTCTCTACTCAAACATTAGCATTCTCCTCTGGAAACCCTAGAATCGAAGAAACCCGTGGTGTCATGCATTTCTTTTCCAACGACGTCGATTCTTCTTCTTCTGTTAAGAAACTCCCG GTTGGGAGAAAACCCCTTGTATGTGTTCTGGGGGTTCCAAATCACATGACATATGCAGACTTTTGCCGGTTTTCTGGTTCTTTTATTcaacatatgcttgaaatgagAATTGTCAG GAATGATGAAATGGGGGATAGGTATATTGTTCTTATTAGATTTGACAATCAAGACTCAACGGATGaattcttcaatcatttcaATGGGAAAGTTTTTTCTTCCCTAGAG CCAGAGGCTTGTCATGTGCTTTTTATCATTGATGTGCAATACACGGGTTCTATTGAACATAGACAAGCTTCTTTTGTGAATTCAACGGAACAGCCAACATGCCCAGTATGTTTag AGAGATTGGATCAAGAAACCAGTGGAATTCTAACAACCATCTGCAATCATTCCTTCCACTGTTCCTGCATCTCAAAGTGGACAGATTCATCTTGTCCG GTTTGTCGATATTGCCAGCAGCAGTCTGAGAAGTCAACATGTTTCATTTGTCAAACCTCAGAGAATCTGTGGATTTGTGTTATATGCGGTTTTGTAGGTTGTGGAAG GTATAAAGAGGAGCATGCTTTTATACATTGGAAAGAAACACAGCACTGCTATTCTCTGGACTTGGAAACCCGTCGTGTCTGGGATTATGTAGGTGACAATTATGTCCACCGTTTAATACAGTCAAAAACTGATGGGAAGCTGGTTGAGCTAAATGTTCCATGCTCACATGATACTGGTATTAGTGAGGCTATCTTAAGTAGTAAAGTTGAAGCT ATTGTGAATGAATATAACGAACTTCTCTCCACACAGCTTGAGAATCAAAAACTG TATTTTGAATCTTTGCTGCACGAGGTCAAAGAAGAAACTAAAAGAGAAGTAGCCAAAGCTGTGGACAAGGCTGTGAGTTTGAAATTACAGAAAATGCAAGCAAAATTGGATAGAAGCATCcaagaaaagaaatttctaaATGAT ATCAATGAAAATCTTTCCAAAAACCAAGAAATTTGGAAGGCGAAGATACAGGAGGCTGAGAGAAG GGAGGAGAAAGCTTTGAGACTAAGGGATGATAAAATACGAGATCTAGAAGTACAG CTCAAAGAATTGATGTTACACCTTGAAGCAGGGCAAGCGGTGGAGCAACTATCCATTTCTGATAATGTGAATGATGGCAATGATTTAAAGGTAGGGAGTGAATCCTCTGCCACTGGAATCACCAAATCTAAGAACCGGAAGAAGAGGGGAAATAAGTAG
- the LOC130819410 gene encoding ethylene-responsive transcription factor ERF084: protein MNDPTLDYISPFFLKQKTFNSLETFPNLPFLIYNDPPFSTFSQYDHMTYSSSSRKISSSFPTTLERNVEESETSSSPILEGIAAVVGQHVLFGNTTPCKHENKPHVSKHDTINSKRIEMSSEVIIDHTQHPNPNAKRKRFSKRNVKDSVSGVIVVEKKYRGVRKRPWGRWSAEIRDRIGRCRHWLGTFDTPEEAARAYDAAARRLRGSKAKTNFHIPSVVPTMMTSPTSSCSSTSYEFNKNKASYKKKCEVVTSMSQLVTNNNGVNTIHGV, encoded by the coding sequence ATGAATGATCCTACCTTAGATTACATTTCTCCCTTCTTTCTCAAACAAAAAACGTTTAATTCACTCGAAACGTTTCCTAATCTTCCTTTCTTGATTTACAATGACCCTCCTTTCTCTACTTTTTCTCAATATGATCATATGACATATTCATCATCTTCACGAAAGATTTCTTCCTCATTTCCCACTACACTTGAAAGAAACGTGGAGGAATCAGAAACTTCATCATCCCCAATTCTTGAAGGAATTGCTGCTGTAGTTGGCCAACATGTTCTCTTTGGTAACACTACACCATGCAAACACGAAAATAAACCCCACGTTTCGAAACACGATACAATTAACTCGAAACGTATCGAAATGTCAAGTGAGGTTATTATAGATCATACCCAACATCCAAACCCAAATGCTAAGAGAAAACGTTTCTCAAAAAGAAACGTGAAAGATAGCGTTTCAGGAGTAATAGTAGTAGAGAAGAAATATAGAGGAGTGAGAAAGAGGCCATGGGGGAGGTGGTCGGCGGAGATCAGAGACCGTATTGGAAGGTGCCGACATTGGCTCGGCACCTTCGACACACCTGAAGAGGCCGCGCGTGCGTACGATGCGGCAGCGCGGCGGCTCAGGGGTTCCAAGGCAAAGACAAATTTTCATATACCATCAGTGGTCCCCACCATGATGACGTCACCAACATCGTCATGTTCGTCAACCTCGTACGAGTTTAATAAAAACAAAGCTAGTTATAAAAAGAAATGTGAAGTGGTAACTTCTATGTCTCAGCTTGTTACTAATAATAATGGGGTTAATACAATCCATGGAGTTTGA
- the LOC130812814 gene encoding BRAP2 RING ZnF UBP domain-containing protein 2 isoform X2, with product MSELTTAASPSILPISDSPPAMVSDDASSLLSTQTLAFSSGNPRIEETRGVMHFFSNDVDSSSSVKKLPVGRKPLVCVLGVPNHMTYADFCRFSGSFIQHMLEMRIVRNDEMGDRYIVLIRFDNQDSTDEFFNHFNGKVFSSLEPEACHVLFIIDVQYTGSIEHRQASFVNSTEQPTCPVCLERLDQETSGILTTICNHSFHCSCISKWTDSSCPVCRYCQQQSEKSTCFICQTSENLWICVICGFVGCGRYKEEHAFIHWKETQHCYSLDLETRRVWDYVGDNYVHRLIQSKTDGKLVELNVPCSHDTGISEAILSSKVEAIVNEYNELLSTQLENQKLYFESLLHEVKEETKREVAKAVDKAVSLKLQKMQAKLDRSIQEKKFLNDINENLSKNQEIWKAKIQEAERREEKALRLRDDKIRDLEVQLKELMLHLEAGQAVEQLSISDNVNDGNDLKVGSESSATGITKSKNRKKRGNK from the exons ATGTCTGAACTAACAACCGCAGCAAGTCCGAGCATACTACCGATCTCCGACTCACCACCGGCTATGGTTTCCGACGACGCTTCTTCGCTTCTCTCTACTCAAACATTAGCATTCTCCTCTGGAAACCCTAGAATCGAAGAAACCCGTGGTGTCATGCATTTCTTTTCCAACGACGTCGATTCTTCTTCTTCTGTTAAGAAACTCCCG GTTGGGAGAAAACCCCTTGTATGTGTTCTGGGGGTTCCAAATCACATGACATATGCAGACTTTTGCCGGTTTTCTGGTTCTTTTATTcaacatatgcttgaaatgagAATTGTCAG GAATGATGAAATGGGGGATAGGTATATTGTTCTTATTAGATTTGACAATCAAGACTCAACGGATGaattcttcaatcatttcaATGGGAAAGTTTTTTCTTCCCTAGAG CCAGAGGCTTGTCATGTGCTTTTTATCATTGATGTGCAATACACGGGTTCTATTGAACATAGACAAGCTTCTTTTGTGAATTCAACGGAACAGCCAACATGCCCAGTATGTTTag AGAGATTGGATCAAGAAACCAGTGGAATTCTAACAACCATCTGCAATCATTCCTTCCACTGTTCCTGCATCTCAAAGTGGACAGATTCATCTTGTCCG GTTTGTCGATATTGCCAGCAGCAGTCTGAGAAGTCAACATGTTTCATTTGTCAAACCTCAGAGAATCTGTGGATTTGTGTTATATGCGGTTTTGTAGGTTGTGGAAG GTATAAAGAGGAGCATGCTTTTATACATTGGAAAGAAACACAGCACTGCTATTCTCTGGACTTGGAAACCCGTCGTGTCTGGGATTATGTAGGTGACAATTATGTCCACCGTTTAATACAGTCAAAAACTGATGGGAAGCTGGTTGAGCTAAATGTTCCATGCTCACATGATACTGGTATTAGTGAGGCTATCTTAAGTAGTAAAGTTGAAGCT ATTGTGAATGAATATAACGAACTTCTCTCCACACAGCTTGAGAATCAAAAACTG TATTTTGAATCTTTGCTGCACGAGGTCAAAGAAGAAACTAAAAGAGAAGTAGCCAAAGCTGTGGACAAGGCTGTGAGTTTGAAATTACAGAAAATGCAAGCAAAATTGGATAGAAGCATCcaagaaaagaaatttctaaATGAT ATCAATGAAAATCTTTCCAAAAACCAAGAAATTTGGAAGGCGAAGATACAGGAGGCTGAGAGAAG GGAGGAGAAAGCTTTGAGACTAAGGGATGATAAAATACGAGATCTAGAAGTACAG CTCAAAGAATTGATGTTACACCTTGAAGCAGGGCAAGCGGTGGAGCAACTATCCATTTCTGATAATGTGAATGATGGCAATGATTTAAAGGTAGGGAGTGAATCCTCTGCCACTGGAATCACCAAATCTAAGAACCGGAAGAAGAGGGGAAATAAGTAG
- the LOC130812806 gene encoding uncharacterized protein At4g15970-like, translated as MDVMDSAAILKALVMFLATAAAILVFYNASYDNFGQILPNFGRHFSSFHANSSREVMKDSFQELRKVLDAASIEEKTVILTTLNEAWAAPNSMFDLFIESFRIGNHTSWLLNHLLVIAIDEKAYVQCQKLVFHCYFLKTNQSSIMANEARFMTPIYLDMMWERLAFLQTILSLGYNFIFTDTDIMWFRNPFRHFNHDSDFQTACDSFNGMEYDIGNAPNNGFLFVRSNNRTINFYKYWVSSRQTYPNLHEQDVFNRIKGDTYVTQLGVKFRFLSTDYFGGFCSLSRDFDKVCTIHANCCVGLERKLADLNITLEKWKMYFYRPNTSMPQSFEWGVPKYCHM; from the exons ATGGACGTAATGGATTCTGCAGCCATCCTTAAGGCTTTGGTGATGTTTTTAGCTACAGCAGCTGCAATTCTAGTCTTTTACAATGCTTCATATGACAATTTTGGCCAAATTTTACCTAATTTTGGGCGTCATTTTTCTTCTTTCCATGCCAATTCATCAAGAGAG GTAATGAAGGACTCGTTCCAAGAGCTAAGGAAGGTTCTAGACGCAGCTTCAATAGAAGAGAAAACAGTGATATTGACAACATTGAATGAGGCATGGGCAGCACCAAACTCCATGTTTGATCTGTTCATAGAGAGTTTTAGAATCGGAAATCATACATCTTGGCTTCTTAATCATTTATTGGTTATAGCAATTGATGAAAAAGCTTATGTTCAATGCCAAAAATTGGTTTTTCATTGCTATTTTCTTAAGACAAATCAATCATCCATAATGGCTAATGAAGCTAGGTTTATGACCCCTATCTACTTGGATATGATGTGGGAAAGACTTGCCTTCTTGCAAACCATTTTGAGCTTGGGTTACAACTTTATTTTCACG GATACAGATATTATGTGGTTTCGAAATCCATTTCGACATTTTAACCATGATTCAGACTTCCAGACAGCATGTGATTCATTCAATGGCATGGAATATGACATAGGAAACGCTCCCAACAATGGATTTCTTTTCGTAAGGTCTAACAATCGCACGATCAACTTTTACAAATATTGGGTATCATCAAGGCAAACATATCCTAATTTACATGAACAAGATGTTTTTAATCGAATTAAAGGCGATACGTACGTAACACAACTTGGAGTAAAATTTAGGTTCTTAAGCACGGATTATTTTGGTGGATTTTGCTCACTAAGTAGAGATTTTGATAAAGTTTGTACAATACATGCTAATTGTTGTGTAGGGTTAGAAAGAAAATTAGCGGATCTAAATATTACACTTGAAAAATGGAAGATGTATTTCTATCGTCCAAATACTTCCATGCCACAATCTTTTGAATGGGGTGTTCCAAAATATTGCCATATGTAA
- the LOC130812825 gene encoding uncharacterized protein At4g15970-like — translation MKNSNKNTSNYLKIAKGLMLLSTYSILFLIVYYLIASYNIGEIVLRLSLSSFCGLTNMANSRFNCSMTPFMLSNDDETVIYDKHYELRKLLEAASSKEKTVILTYINSAWAAPNSIFEIFLESFRIGNNTAYLLNHLLAIAVDDAAYARCQTLVFHCYLLKSYEPSSALAHQATFMTPSYLDIVWSRLTFLQTILTLGYNFVITDNDVVWFRDPFPHFTPESDFQTSCDHFNGREYDINNHPNNGFLFVRSNNRTIKFYEFWASSRPKYSSMHEQDAFNRLKYDPAFHQFGVKIRFLDTAYFGGFCQPSKDLDKVCTMHANCCVGLHRKIADLNTTLNVWKTYLSSNLTKSSRPFHANKCIV, via the exons atgaagaattcaaataaaaatacatcaaattatttgaagatAGCAAAGGGATTGATGTTACTCTCCacatattcaattttatttctCATTGTTTACTATCTCATTGCATCATACAACATTGGAGAAATTGTACTTAGGTTGAGTTTATCTTCATTTTGTGGTCTAACAAATATGGCTAATTCAAGATTTAATTGCTCTATGACACCATTTATGCTATCCAATGATGATGAAACG GTGATCTATGATAAGCATTATGAGCTTCGGAAGCTTCTAGAGGCAGCTTCATCCAAGGAAAAAACAGTGATATTAACATACATAAACTCAGCTTGGGCAGCACCAAACTCCATATTTGAAATCTTCCTAGAGAGTTTCAGAATAGGAAACAATACAGCTTACCTTCTTAATCATTTGTTGGCTATTGCCGTCGACGACGCCGCCTATGCTCGGTGCCAGACATTAGTATTCCATTGCTATCTTCTCAAATCTTATGAACCATCATCTGCATTGGCTCATCAAGCTACCTTCATGACACCCAGTTATTTGGATATTGTGTGGAGCAGACTTACTTTTCTTCAAACCATTTTGACCTTGGGATATAACTTTGTTATCACG GACAATGATGTTGTATGGTTTAGAGATCCATTTCCACATTTTACTCCAGAATCAGACTTTCAAACATCCTGTGATCACTTCAATGGAAGAGAATATGATATAAACAACCATCCCAATAATGGATTTCTTTTCGTAAGGTCGAACAATCGAACAATCAAATTCTACGAATTCTGGGCATCCTCGAGACCAAAATATTCAAGTATGCATGAACAAGATGCATTCAACAGACTAAAATATGATCCAGCATTCCATCAGTTTGGAGTAAAAATAAGGTTTTTAGATACAGCTTATTTTGGTGGGTTTTGTCAACCAAGCAAAGATTTGGACAAGGTTTGTACCATGCATGCTAATTGTTGTGTTGGGTTACACAGAAAAATTGCTGATCTTAATACTACCTTGAATGTTTGGAAGACTTACCTTTCATCAAATCTTACTAAATCATCTAGGCCTTTTCATGCCAACAAATGCATTGTGTAA
- the LOC130812834 gene encoding wall-associated receptor kinase 5-like has protein sequence MEINPQDVKAFLSERPIGRDDAFGKTFLGHIPANNSYGLAEMDVAIRVSHPRQGDLKENLQMQYKNELQLCSLRQRNIISFIGFSETSENFYLVYEMVQARPLAEHIEGLTWEQALKVLKGIASGLAFLHSHPEGPFVHSNICIGNILVTKDFMPKLVDFRYCVVEGKQTSYDNPRYYPSKKEGVANVKEDIFAFGLVALQLITKDSRTVYAVEEGHDISLHHILDLYVPLFKEKGNLLHTSYGQKKESRKITEMIFNCLKKDSELDLKTFHRDLVLLSLAKQC, from the exons ATGGAGATAAATCCACAAGATGTCAAAGCATTTTTGAGTGAGCGTCCAATTGGTAGGGACGATGCATTTGGTAAAACCTTCCTTGGTCATATCCCAGCGAACAATTCTTATGGGCTAGCGGAGATGGATGTGGCTATCAGAGTGTCTCATCCTAGACAAGGAGATTTGAAAGAGAATCTTCAAATGCAGTATAAA AACGAGTTGCAGTTGTGCTCTCTTCGGCAACGaaatattattagttttatagGATTTTCTGAGACATCAGAGAATTTTTACCTTGTATATGAAATGGTGCAAGCCAGGCCATTAGCAGAACATATCGAAG GCTTGACATGGGAGCAAGCATTGAAGGTCCTGAAAGGAATTGCATCGGGGTTAGCTTTTCTTCATAGTCATCCGGAAGGACCATTTGTGCATTCCAACATCTGCATTGGAAACATTCTTGTTACAAAG GATTTCATGCCTAAACTTGTCGATTTTAGGTACTGTGTTGTAGAAGGGAAGCAAACCAGCTATGATAATCCCAGATACTATCCTTCAAAAAAAGAAG GCGTTGCTAATGTGAAGGAAGACATATTTGCATTCGGACTTGTTGCTCTACAGCTGATTACAAAGGATAGCAGGACAGTTTACGCGGTAGAAGAAGGTCACGATATTTCTCTTCACCATATTCTTGATTTATATGTCCCATTGTTCAAAGAAAAAGGTAATCTCCTGCATACATCATATGGACAGAAAAAAGAATCAAGAAAGATAACCGAAATgatatttaattgtttgaaGAAGGATTCCGAGCTTGATTTAAAAACATTCCACAGAGATTTAGTTTTATTAAGCTTAGCTAAACAATGTTAG